In Thermoplasmata archaeon, one genomic interval encodes:
- a CDS encoding threonine synthase codes for MGPDRLECTACAKRFEVRLRNLCDCGAPLFARYDLAAVDRKDLTPRRDLWRYAPLLPLAGREVRSRGEGGTPLVRLERIGSGGRVARLKVGALYVKDEGCNPTNTFKARGMAVAVPMAMSLGAERVVAPTAGNAGAALALYAATYGLEATVLTTPDAPPEAVRDAVGHGAKVACVSGDITRAGRLAQEVATATGAFNLATLREPYRVEGKKTILYEIWEDLGGMPDWILFPTGGGTGIAGIWKALQELRELGWYEGPWPRLGVVQTEGCAPLVRAWRQGKESAEPWSDPKTRAAGLRVPATLADRLVLRAIRDTNGVGVTVTEEAMTLAAVNLAVLEGVSACLEGAATLAGLRRLHDEGVITSKDRVVLVNTGSARGSDEPMPQIPTVATAQEAAETLGLTWQAS; via the coding sequence GTGGGGCCGGACCGCCTCGAGTGCACCGCGTGCGCGAAACGCTTCGAGGTCCGCCTCCGGAACCTCTGCGACTGCGGCGCGCCGCTCTTCGCGAGGTACGACCTCGCCGCGGTGGACCGGAAGGACCTCACGCCCCGGAGGGATCTCTGGCGCTACGCTCCGCTGCTGCCCCTCGCGGGCCGCGAGGTCCGGTCGCGCGGCGAGGGCGGTACTCCGTTGGTCCGACTCGAAAGGATTGGCTCGGGCGGACGGGTCGCCCGCCTCAAGGTCGGCGCGCTCTACGTGAAGGACGAGGGATGCAATCCCACGAACACCTTCAAGGCGCGCGGGATGGCGGTTGCGGTTCCTATGGCCATGTCCCTCGGGGCGGAGCGCGTGGTCGCCCCCACCGCGGGCAACGCGGGAGCGGCCCTCGCCCTGTATGCGGCAACCTACGGGCTCGAGGCGACCGTGCTCACGACACCCGACGCGCCCCCGGAGGCGGTCCGGGATGCCGTGGGTCACGGGGCGAAGGTGGCCTGCGTCTCCGGGGACATTACGCGGGCGGGACGCCTCGCCCAGGAGGTCGCGACCGCGACAGGAGCCTTCAACCTCGCGACCCTGCGGGAGCCCTATCGCGTGGAGGGCAAGAAGACGATACTCTATGAGATCTGGGAGGACCTGGGCGGGATGCCCGACTGGATCCTCTTCCCCACGGGAGGCGGCACGGGGATCGCCGGGATCTGGAAAGCGCTCCAGGAACTCCGCGAGCTGGGCTGGTACGAGGGCCCGTGGCCTCGCCTCGGAGTCGTGCAAACCGAGGGATGCGCACCGCTCGTGAGGGCCTGGAGACAGGGCAAGGAGTCCGCAGAGCCGTGGTCGGACCCGAAAACGCGGGCCGCCGGGCTTCGCGTTCCCGCGACCCTCGCGGACCGACTCGTCCTTCGCGCGATCCGGGACACGAACGGCGTTGGCGTGACGGTGACCGAGGAGGCGATGACCCTGGCCGCCGTGAACCTAGCAGTCCTGGAGGGCGTGTCGGCGTGTCTCGAAGGTGCCGCGACGCTCGCGGGACTCCGCCGACTCCACGATGAAGGCGTGATCACGTCCAAGGATCGCGTCGTCCTGGTGAACACGGGATCGGCGCGCGGATCGGATGAGCCGATGCCTCAAATCCCGACCGTGGCCACGGCCCAGGAAGCCGCCGAGACGCTGGGTCTCACCTGGCAAGCTTCTTGA
- the larE gene encoding ATP-dependent sacrificial sulfur transferase LarE → MGAMASSVDLDRAYRAMVDAMRARGRILVAFSGGVDSGLVARVAWDALGPDAIAVLADAESLSRHELDEAVAEAREIGIPLRILRMSELMSEAYVANPTNRCYFCRKELGRNLRPLADELGFRVIADGVNLSDLGDYRPGIQAMNEEGFWHPLVDLGLGKAEVRALAKELGLSFAGKPSNACLSSRIAYGEVITVEKLQRVDAAEQALRRLGFPVVRVRAHEGIARIEVPREDIPRLTSPDMSEKALRAVRDAGFVYVTVDLRGYRSGSMNEGL, encoded by the coding sequence ATGGGCGCAATGGCCTCGAGCGTCGATCTCGACCGGGCGTACCGGGCCATGGTCGACGCCATGCGGGCGCGCGGAAGAATCCTGGTCGCCTTCTCCGGAGGCGTGGACAGCGGCCTCGTGGCCCGCGTGGCCTGGGATGCCCTCGGGCCCGACGCGATCGCGGTCCTCGCGGACGCGGAATCGCTCTCCCGTCACGAGCTCGACGAGGCGGTCGCGGAGGCGCGGGAGATCGGGATTCCCCTCCGGATCCTCCGGATGTCCGAGCTCATGAGCGAAGCCTACGTCGCGAACCCGACGAACCGATGCTACTTCTGCCGCAAGGAGCTGGGCCGCAACCTCCGCCCTCTCGCGGACGAGCTCGGGTTCCGGGTGATCGCGGACGGAGTCAACCTCTCGGATCTCGGCGACTACCGACCCGGAATCCAGGCCATGAACGAGGAGGGGTTCTGGCATCCCTTGGTCGACCTCGGGCTGGGGAAGGCCGAGGTCCGCGCCCTGGCGAAGGAACTCGGGCTCAGCTTCGCCGGGAAGCCCAGCAACGCCTGCCTCTCGTCACGAATCGCCTATGGGGAGGTCATCACCGTGGAGAAGCTTCAGCGGGTGGACGCGGCAGAACAGGCCCTCCGGCGCCTCGGTTTTCCCGTGGTCCGGGTGCGGGCCCATGAGGGCATCGCGCGGATCGAGGTTCCCCGGGAGGACATCCCTCGCCTCACGTCCCCGGACATGTCGGAGAAGGCGCTGCGGGCCGTGCGGGACGCGGGCTTCGTCTACGTGACCGTGGACCTCCGCGGATACCGGAGCGGCTCAATGAACGAGGGGCTCTAG
- a CDS encoding metal-dependent transcriptional regulator: protein MAKALELTENVEMYLKYIFLLSQQNHGAARTGEISHYLKVAPSSVTEMLERLQKEKLVKYAKYQGASLTKKGRDIAQKILRRHCTMEYFLVHLGVPEGKYHDEACEMEHVLSEDTTRRLQKQIDWPATCPDCYDLSRLHCKHLVAKR, encoded by the coding sequence ATGGCGAAGGCACTCGAGCTGACCGAGAACGTGGAAATGTACCTGAAGTACATCTTCCTGCTCTCGCAGCAGAACCACGGAGCGGCCCGGACGGGCGAGATCTCCCACTACCTGAAGGTGGCGCCCTCGAGCGTGACGGAAATGCTCGAGCGGCTCCAGAAGGAGAAACTCGTCAAGTACGCGAAGTACCAGGGAGCGTCGTTGACCAAGAAGGGACGGGACATCGCGCAGAAGATCCTACGGCGGCACTGCACGATGGAGTATTTCCTGGTCCACCTCGGCGTCCCCGAGGGAAAGTACCACGACGAGGCCTGCGAGATGGAGCACGTGCTGAGCGAGGACACCACGCGGCGGCTGCAGAAGCAGATCGACTGGCCCGCGACGTGCCCCGACTGCTACGACCTGTCGAGGCTCCACTGCAAGCACCTGGTCGCCAAGCGCTAG
- a CDS encoding FTR1 family protein, with product MATAGIAPGVIIGLREGVEAALVVGIILGYLVKIGRPGLRRYVYGGTAAAFAASAGLAGGLFLLGAEFEGNAESAFEGTALVLAVIVLTSMVFWMMKASKSISQHVQKRIDSYLDGSQLLGLVALSFLVVFREGVETALLMFGAGAETSAADATIGVGLGLLIAGVLGVGIMRLSWRIPLHRFFQITGIALVVIGAGLFATGVHEYQAAFGWTFGNGLVYDLRGVFSAGPENPLGYLLRGIVGYSDAPTILESMAYAAYWSFTAIVFLGIRSGKVSVVVEPFRRFWRSLVSRDKTVAGETP from the coding sequence GTGGCGACTGCGGGTATCGCACCGGGAGTGATCATCGGTCTCCGCGAGGGCGTGGAGGCCGCGCTCGTCGTGGGGATCATCCTTGGATACCTCGTCAAGATCGGCCGCCCGGGCCTGCGACGCTACGTGTACGGCGGCACCGCGGCCGCTTTCGCCGCGAGCGCGGGCCTCGCGGGCGGACTGTTCCTCCTCGGCGCGGAGTTTGAAGGGAACGCGGAGTCCGCGTTTGAGGGCACCGCCCTGGTCCTCGCCGTGATCGTCCTCACTTCCATGGTGTTCTGGATGATGAAGGCGTCCAAGAGCATCTCCCAACATGTCCAGAAGCGAATCGATTCCTACTTGGACGGAAGCCAACTGCTCGGCCTCGTCGCCCTCTCCTTCCTCGTGGTCTTCCGCGAAGGCGTGGAGACGGCCCTCCTCATGTTCGGTGCGGGGGCCGAGACCTCCGCAGCGGACGCCACGATCGGCGTGGGGCTTGGCCTCCTCATCGCCGGCGTCCTCGGCGTCGGCATCATGCGCCTGTCGTGGCGCATCCCGCTCCATCGGTTCTTCCAGATCACGGGCATCGCCCTCGTCGTGATCGGAGCCGGTCTGTTTGCGACCGGGGTCCACGAGTACCAGGCGGCGTTCGGCTGGACGTTCGGCAACGGCCTCGTGTACGACCTGCGCGGCGTGTTCTCGGCCGGGCCCGAGAACCCCTTGGGCTACCTACTCCGCGGCATCGTCGGGTACAGCGACGCGCCGACCATTCTGGAATCGATGGCCTACGCCGCCTATTGGAGCTTCACCGCAATCGTCTTCCTGGGAATCCGGAGCGGGAAGGTCTCCGTGGTGGTCGAGCCGTTCCGCAGGTTCTGGCGTTCCCTCGTTTCGCGCGACAAGACCGTCGCGGGAGAGACCCCATAA
- a CDS encoding ferredoxin family protein, with product MTREVDYAPKPIDPDFMNKPDEYPETGTHNNHKVLGEGVQRMDANGAPYPTKLGIHGIHVAVDWEACVADGVCMDVCPVDVFEWQFAPGKKGTGNDKVMEKGSDEYNQYRTDKSEPIRESDCIDCMACETACPTKAIKINP from the coding sequence ATGACGCGCGAGGTGGACTACGCACCCAAGCCGATCGACCCGGACTTCATGAACAAGCCCGACGAGTACCCGGAGACGGGCACCCACAACAACCACAAGGTCCTCGGCGAGGGTGTCCAGCGGATGGACGCCAACGGGGCTCCCTACCCGACGAAGCTGGGGATCCACGGGATCCACGTCGCGGTGGACTGGGAAGCCTGCGTGGCGGACGGCGTCTGCATGGACGTCTGCCCCGTCGACGTGTTCGAGTGGCAGTTCGCCCCGGGCAAGAAGGGCACGGGGAACGACAAGGTCATGGAGAAGGGCAGCGACGAGTACAACCAATACCGCACGGACAAGTCGGAACCAATCCGGGAGTCGGACTGCATCGACTGCATGGCGTGCGAGACGGCCTGCCCGACGAAGGCCATCAAGATCAACCCGTGA
- a CDS encoding aminotransferase class I/II-fold pyridoxal phosphate-dependent enzyme — MPRRERGTATRSIHGRRGKGYRPLVTPIYASSTWALDSVRQGAEFSRATAPEGFYTRWGNPTLRELEDVLADLEGGSRALVAGSGMGAIASAILSCVGAGDHVVAGASLYTATTEIFTRMLPRFHVRTTFVDPRIPGAWEEAVTPESRLLYIESPANPTMMITDFREAVNAAHSVGATVLADNTFATPINQRPLGMGVDGVLHSATKYLGGHSDVVAGAFVARTPRLYERVWFNYKMLGPSLGPFEGFLVRRGVKSLPLRMRQHNANAQVLAEFLDDHPAVRVVHYPGLRSFPQHALARRQMDGFGAMMSFELKGGYRAGKRFVESVRVATLAVSLGGMETLVQHPASMTHGPLTDEERKTSGITEGLVRVSVGLEDADDLLEDFGQAVKAASR; from the coding sequence ATGCCTCGCAGAGAACGGGGGACGGCCACGCGTTCGATTCACGGTCGGCGGGGCAAGGGGTACCGTCCCCTCGTCACCCCGATCTACGCGAGTTCGACATGGGCGCTGGATTCCGTGCGCCAAGGCGCGGAGTTCTCCCGCGCGACCGCCCCCGAAGGTTTCTACACGCGATGGGGCAACCCGACCCTCCGCGAGCTCGAGGACGTCCTCGCGGATCTGGAAGGCGGATCGCGGGCCCTCGTGGCAGGGTCCGGGATGGGAGCGATCGCCTCCGCAATTCTCTCCTGCGTGGGCGCCGGCGACCACGTTGTGGCCGGCGCGAGCCTGTACACCGCTACGACGGAGATCTTCACGCGGATGCTCCCTCGGTTCCACGTCCGCACCACGTTCGTGGATCCGCGCATCCCCGGTGCGTGGGAGGAAGCCGTGACACCGGAGTCGCGCCTCCTCTACATTGAGAGCCCCGCGAACCCGACGATGATGATCACGGATTTCCGCGAGGCGGTGAACGCCGCGCACTCCGTCGGCGCAACGGTCCTCGCGGACAACACGTTCGCGACGCCGATCAACCAGCGGCCTCTCGGCATGGGCGTGGACGGCGTGTTGCACAGCGCGACCAAGTATCTGGGCGGCCACAGCGACGTCGTGGCCGGTGCCTTCGTCGCCCGCACGCCTCGGCTGTACGAGCGCGTCTGGTTCAACTACAAAATGCTCGGCCCTTCTCTAGGTCCGTTCGAAGGATTCCTCGTGCGGCGAGGGGTGAAGTCCCTTCCCCTTCGGATGCGCCAGCACAACGCGAATGCGCAGGTGCTCGCGGAGTTCCTGGACGACCACCCGGCCGTGCGGGTGGTCCACTATCCCGGGCTCCGCTCGTTCCCCCAGCACGCCCTCGCGCGCAGGCAGATGGACGGCTTCGGGGCCATGATGAGCTTCGAGCTCAAGGGAGGTTATCGCGCAGGGAAGCGGTTCGTCGAATCCGTCCGGGTGGCCACGCTGGCCGTGAGCCTTGGCGGTATGGAGACGCTCGTGCAGCATCCCGCGTCCATGACCCATGGTCCGCTTACGGACGAGGAGCGGAAGACGAGCGGGATCACGGAGGGTCTCGTCCGTGTTAGCGTCGGGCTCGAGGACGCGGACGATCTCCTCGAGGATTTCGGGCAGGCGGTCAAGGCCGCCTCGCGCTGA
- a CDS encoding methylated-DNA--[protein]-cysteine S-methyltransferase produces MEQHVLATQLGNVKIVTDHGRLRELGFTRARATSGGGTRIEKEIREYFDGTRRDLRNIPVDLTDSTPFERRVYEATRRIPFGKVATYGQVAKAIGQPNAQRAVGQALGKNPIVAVIPCHRVVGSDSLGGFTGGLEHKKRLLRLEGVLR; encoded by the coding sequence GTGGAACAACATGTCCTCGCCACCCAGTTGGGCAATGTGAAGATCGTAACCGACCATGGACGCCTGCGGGAACTCGGATTCACCCGGGCGCGAGCGACCTCGGGCGGCGGAACCCGCATCGAGAAGGAGATCCGGGAGTACTTCGACGGGACGCGGAGGGACCTCCGCAACATCCCCGTGGACCTGACCGATTCCACGCCGTTCGAGCGCCGCGTGTACGAGGCCACCCGGAGGATTCCGTTCGGCAAAGTCGCCACGTACGGCCAGGTTGCCAAGGCGATCGGTCAACCGAATGCACAGCGAGCGGTGGGCCAAGCGCTCGGGAAGAACCCGATCGTCGCGGTCATACCCTGCCACCGCGTGGTGGGCTCCGACAGCCTCGGAGGATTCACGGGAGGCCTGGAGCACAAGAAGCGGCTCCTCCGTCTCGAAGGTGTCCTCAGGTAA